From Mustelus asterias chromosome 5, sMusAst1.hap1.1, whole genome shotgun sequence, a single genomic window includes:
- the wdcp gene encoding WD repeat and coiled-coil-containing protein has protein sequence MELGKAKLLRTGINVLHQAVHPIHGIAWTDGKQVALTAIYLVNGEVKFGDSNVIGNFEHVNGLHWGPVCYTGALALLAVQHKKHITVWQLQNSTLEHNKLLVSQTCELGEIFPILQQGCVWHPKHDALVVLTKRDASVLFAVQVDNRRVKADIKGSGLIHCACWTTDGNRLVIAVGSALHSYIWNNSQKTLHACNFCPIFDVGGYICAIEACLDLQVVVTTELPLDRICGLNAGIAFDVAPMSETGPLTSRPTMLAVDENHLMDMRRKSIDSSRSLIEGPSFSSSGPVDLTHILANHRRSDPSPLIHLKRKDCLTGSGQDSSHLILVTFERKVTTTRKVNIPGILVPDIVSFDLRRCTIAVSSNTCNMILVYSVTPSSMPNIQQIQLHKNERPKGLCFLTDKLLLLLVGRQKSNDLAFLPSSNSDRYLIRLMTKKLALDDGSALPETLGQPGINISGMKKYFENLSKEEPLTGRELLLPGNTTIQFPNSRKGLIEEVRNSGSEHSSEASTPKLPEGISPSESAVALRSYGTEPANSPVTNHGLRIPNRNLASPVFFNGDQHTQSHASTSLNVGDNANDKIDQLSRKMERLYESFTEVKQCLSQISDYIKNGKKSSAYPSDPSFIYIICQKMLQENTVVDEKRAFTLCEGRLRLSTVQEVFNLFVVEMFHGSNWIVLTADDEGFVPSTFKPKQEIIIRDGRQTTGPIEFPSPPSPTDSINLENQKCL, from the exons ATGGAGCTTGGGAAAGCAAAATTGCTGCGAACTGGAATTAATGTATTGCATCAAGCTGTTCATCCAATTCATGGGATTGCCTGGACAGATGGAAAGCAAGTTGCTCTCACTGCCATTTACTTAGTCAATGGTGAGGTAAAGTTTGGTGACAGCAATGTCATTGGAAATTTTGAACATGTCAATGGCCTTCACTGGGGGCCTGTTTGTTATACAGGGGCCCTGGCATTGCTTGCTGTTCAGCATAAAAAACATATTACTGTATGGCAGTTACAAAACAGTACCTTGGAGCACAACAAACTTTTGGTTTCACAAACTTGTGAACTGGGCGAGATTTTTCCAATACTGCAACAAGGCTGTGTTTGGCATCCAAAACATGATGCCTTAGTCGTACTAACGAAGAGAGATGCTTCTGTGCTGTTTGCAGTGCAGGTTGACAATCGCAGAGTTAAAGCAGATATCAAAGGTAGTGGTCTGATTCATTGTGCCTGTTGGACTACAGATGGGAATCGTTTAGTAATTGCTGTGGGCAGTGCCCTTCATTCGTACATTTGGAATAATTCCCAAAAGACTCTTCATGCATGTAATTTCTGCCCTATATTTGATGTTGGAGGATACATCTGTGCAATAGAGGCTTGTTTGGATTTGCAAGTGGTTGTGACAACTGAATTACCCCTTGACAGAATCTGTGGTCTCAATGCTGGTATTGCTTTTGATGTTGCACCAATGTCAGAAACTGGACCTTTGACCTCACGACCCACAATGTTGGCAGTTGATGAAAACCATTTGATGGATATGAGAAGGAAATCAATAGATTCCTCGAGGTCTTTGATAGAAGGCCCATCGTTTTCATCATCTGGTCCTGTAGACCTGACCCATATTCTGGCAAATCACCGCAGATCTGATCCCAGCCCCCTTATTCATCTGAAGCGCAAGGATTGCCTTACTGGGAGTGGTCAGGACTCATCACATCTGATTCTCGTAACTTTTGAGAGAAAGGTGACAACAACTAGAAAAGTAAACATCCCTGGGATTCTGGTCCCCGACATTGTAAGTTTTGACCTTCGTCGATGTACAATTGCTGTTTCATCCAATACTTGTAACATGATATTAGTGTACTCTGTGACCCCTTCAAGTATGCCCAACATTCAGCAAATACAGTTGCACAAAAATGAACGGCCGAAGGGCTTGTGCTTTCTGACTGACAAACTACTATTACTTTTAGTTGGGAGACAAAAATCAAATGATCTTGCTTTTCTGCCATCTTCAAATTCAGATCGTTATTTAATCAGACTTATGACGAAAAAGTTAGCCTTGGATGATGGTTCTGCATTACCAGAGACTCTTGGGCAGCCTGGCATTaacatctctggaatgaagaagtATTTTGAAAATCTGTCCAAAGAAGAGCCTTTGACAGGGAGAGAACTACTATTGCCGGGAAATACAACAATTCAATTTCCAAATAGTAGAAAGGGGTTGATAGAAGAAGTGAGAAACAGTGGTAGTGAGCACAGCTCAGAAGCAAGTACTCCAAAACTACCAGAAGGGATCTCACCCAGCGAGTCGGCGGTGGCCTTGAGGAGTTATGGTACAGAACCTGCAAATAGCCCCGTAACTAATCATGGACTTAGGATACCAAATAGGAATTTGGCTAGCCCAGTCTTTTTTAATGGAGACCAACATACACAATCTCATGCCAGCACTTCACTGAATGTTGGTGACAATGCTAATGACAAAATTGACCAACTGTCTAGAAAAATGGAAAGATTATATGAAAGCTTCACAGAGGTGAAGCAGTGCCTTTCTCAAATTTCAGATTATATAAAAAATGGAAAGAAGTCTTCGGCCTATCCATCTGATCCATCCTTTATTTATATCATCTGTCAG AAAATGCTGCAAGAAAATACAGTTGTAGATGAAAAACGAGCTTTTACCCTTTGTGAAGGCAGGCTTCGCCTGAGTACAGTCCAAGAAGTTTTTAATCTCTTTGTTGTTGAAATGTTTCATG GTTCCAACTGGATAGTTCTAACGGCAGATGATGAAGGATTTGTTCCGTCAACATTCAAACCCAAACAGGAAATTATTATTCGTGATGGGAGGCAAACCACAGGACCTATAGAATTCCCATCACCTCCATCTCCAACCGACAGTATCAATTTGGAAAATCAGAAGTGTTTATAA